A genomic window from Glycine soja cultivar W05 chromosome 10, ASM419377v2, whole genome shotgun sequence includes:
- the LOC114371540 gene encoding uncharacterized protein LOC114371540: protein MHPEFPDEDIMALFEEKEEDEDRDKWIAWFDGASNALGHGVGAALVSPNNQCIPFTARLGFDCTNNMVEYELRGELETRDHKLIPYQAYIMKLAEFFNDVSFHHITREENQMANALATLVSMFQLTPHGDLPYIEFRCRGKPAHCFLIEKEHDVKPWYFDIKRYVEYK from the exons atgcatccagAGTTTCcagatgaagacatcatggccttgttcgaggagaaggaggaggatgAGGATAGGGATAAGTGGATCGCGTGGTTCGATGGCGCGTCCAACGCCCTAGGCCATGGGGTTGGGGCGGCTTTGGTCTCTCCCAACAACCAATGCATTCCCTTCACGGCCAGATTGGGTTTCGATTGCACGAATAATATGGTTGAATATGAG CTGAGGGGAGAATTGGAAACTAGGGATCACAAATTGATACCCTATCAGGCCTACATCATGAAACTGGCTGAGTTCTTCAACGATGTCTCCTTCCACCacattaccagagaggaaaatcaaatggctaaTGCACTTGCCACTCTGGTATCCATGTTTCAGCTAACCCCACATGGAGACTTGCCATACATCGAGTTCAGATGTCGTGGCAAGCCCGCACATTGCTTCTTGATAGAAAAGGAGCATGACGTTAAACCGTGGTACTTCGACATCAAGCGGTACGTAGAGTATAAGTAG